From one Felis catus isolate Fca126 chromosome E2, F.catus_Fca126_mat1.0, whole genome shotgun sequence genomic stretch:
- the SHCBP1 gene encoding SHC SH2 domain-binding protein 1 has protein sequence MADGLLAAGGLGSQAMVPQPERTGWAVEESTAPLEKALFQDEDSCSDCSNHDKRGTSLQSFVPEGKTHFPEIFQTSQLLFYERFRAYQDYILADCKASEVREFTAEFLEKVLEPSGWRAVWHTNVFEVLVEVTDVDFAALKAVVRLANPYLCESQVSTFTLDCMNELLDLKEHRLPLQELWVVFDDSGVFDQTALAVEHVRFFYQNIWRSWDEEEEDEYDYFVRCVEPRLRLHYDILEDRVPSGLIVDYRNLLSQCEDSYRKFLNLRSSLSNCNSDSEQENISMVEGLKLYSEMEQLKQKLKLIENPLLRYVFGYQKNSNIQAKGIRPNGQKVTHVVSSTMMTGLLRSLLRDRLCQEPCKEETEIQFHSDPLSAINACYEGDTVIVCPGHYMVHGTFAIADSIELEGYGLPDDIVIEKRGKGDTFVDCTGADIKISSIKFIQHDAVEGILIIHRGKTTLENCVLQCETTGVTVRTSAEFLMKNSDLYGAKGAGIEIYPGSKCTLSDNGIHHCKEGILIKDFLDEHYDIPKISMVNNVIHNNEGYGVVLVKPTIFSDLQENVQDETEENRALKIPTSEEADTVERVDLEELIQCTTGKMELYARSNLSEQVEGNCEIVNELVAASTQKGQMKKKRLSELGITQADDNLMSQEMFVSIVGNQFKWNGKGSFGTFLF, from the exons ATGGCTGACGGGTTGCTGGCGGCTGGCGGGCTGGGGTCGCAGGCGATGGTTCCCCAGCCGGAGCGCACGGGCTGGGCGGTCGAGGAGTCGACAGCGCCTCTGGAGAAAG CTCTGTTCCAAGATGAAGATTCATGCAGTGATTGTAGCAATCATGATAAGCGGGGTACTAGTTTACAAAGTTTTGTGCCTGAAGGAAAGACTCATTTCCCAGAAATATTCCAGACAAGTCAACTTTTGTTCTATGAGCGATTCAGAGCTTATCAAGATTACATTTTAG CTGACTGCAAGGCCTCTGAAGTAAGAGAATTCACAGCTGAGTTCTTGGAGAAGGTCCTTGAACCATCTGGATGGCGGGCAGTCTGGCACACTAATGTGTTTGAGGTGCTGGTTGAG gtcACAGATGTGGACTTTGCAGCCTTGAAGGCAGTAGTGAGGCTTGCCAACCCGTACCTCTGTGAATCTCAAGTGAGCACTTTTACCTTGGATTGTATGAATGAGCTCCTTGATCTGAAGGAACATCGGTTGCCCCTGCAAGAGCTGTGGGTGGTGTTTGATGATTCTGGAGTATTTGACCAGACAGCTCTTGCAGTTGAACATGTCAG atttttctatcaAAACATTTGGAGGAGCTGGGATGAAGAAGAGGAGGATGAGTATGATTATTTTGTCAGATGTGTTGAACCTCGATTGAGATT GCATTATGACATCCTTGAAGATCGAGTTCCTTCAGGACTTATTGTTGATTACCGCAATCTGTTGTCCCAATGTGAGGACAGTTAcaggaaatttttaaatctgagaaGCAGTTTGTCAAATTGTAACTCCGATTCCGAGCAGGAAAACATCTCCATGGTTGAAGGGTTAAAATTATATTCAGAGATGGAACAGTTGAAACAAAAGCTAAAACTCATTGAGAATCCATTGTTGAG ATACGTGTTTGGTTATCAGAAGAATTCGAATATCCAAGCAAAGGGCATTCGTCCAAATGGTCAGAAGGTCACGCATGTGGTCTCCTCCACCATGATGACTGGTCTGCTGCGGTCTCTGCTCAGGGACAGGCTTTGTCAGGAGCCTtgtaaggaagaaacagaaattcag TTCCATAGTGATCCATTGTCTGCTATAAATGCCTGCTATGAAGGTGACACTGTGATTGTTTGTCCTGGCCATTACATGGTACATGGCACATTCGCCATTGCTGACTCCATTGAGTTGGAAG GATATGGTCTACCAGATGATATTGTGATAGAAAAGAGGGGCAAAGGAGACACTTTTGTGGATTGTACAGGTGCAGATATTAAGATCTCAAGCATAAAATTTATTCAGCATGATGCTGTAGAAGGAATCTTGA TCATTCATCGTGGTAAGACCACATTGGAAAACTGTGTGCTGCAGTGTGAAACTACAGGAGTCACGGTGCGAACATCAGCAGAATTTTTAATGAAGAACTCAGATTTATATGGTGCCAAG GGTGCTGGTATAGAAATATATCCCGGGAGTAAGTGCACCTTGAGTGACAATGGGATCCATCACTGCAAGGAAGGGATACTCATTAAG GACTTCTTAGATGAGCATTATGACATTCCCAAAATATCCATGGTGAATAATGTCATACATAATAATGAAGGTTATGGTGTTGTCTTGGTGAAACCTACAATCTTCTCTGACCTGCAAGAAAATGTCCAAGATGAAACTGAAG aaAATAGAGCACTTAAAATTCCGACAAGTGAGGAGGCAGACACAGTGGAAAGGGTGGATCTAGAAGAGCTGATTCAATGTACAACTGGCAAAATGGAGCTTTATGCAAGATCTAATCTTTCTGAGCAAGTGGAAGGCAACTGTGAAATTGTAAATGAACTAGTTGCTGCCTCCACACAGAAGGGtcagatgaagaagaaaaggtTGAGTGAACTGGGGATCACGCAAGCTGATGACAACTTAATGTCACAGGAGATGTTTGTTTCAATTGTGGGGAACCAGTTCAAATGGAATGGGAAAGGGAGTTTTGGCACATTTCTTTTCTGA